In Carya illinoinensis cultivar Pawnee chromosome 9, C.illinoinensisPawnee_v1, whole genome shotgun sequence, the following are encoded in one genomic region:
- the LOC122276349 gene encoding putative receptor-like protein kinase At4g00960 isoform X2, producing the protein MVSPRLLFFFLALLIFTGNTVAQPDDFVHRECLDKGSYASNSTYEANLNYLLSSLTSNSEIDYGFYNSSHGQNSDSVYAIGLCRGDVNTDTCRSCLHNATSLLPQRCPNQKEAIGWYDGCMLRYSNRSIFGIMETAPSSIILNPNNVSTTYVDQYNDDLWTLFKSLTSQAAAGGSLRKFAANKTTVAQSKPLYAFVQCTPDLSEQLCRDCLLGTLFQDFPRCCDGKEGVRVFKPSCSIRFEVFNFLSSTPDASMPSSPLAPPASPPPSSNNTTTTTTTGRKRNTSRKIIIIVVPTVVLMLVVISICIYIKSRKPRKKVEIVDQIRSMESLQFDFGTIRVATDNFSEANKLGEGGFGAVYKGILSNGQVIAVKRLSTESRQGDLEFKNEVLLVAKLQHRNLVRLLGFCLEMESNERLLVYEFVQNASLDQFLFDPIRGADLDWETRYKIIGGIARGMLYLHEDSRLRIIHRDLKASNILLDGKMDPKISDFGTARMFLSDDQTRENASRVVGTPGYMAPEYRIHKQFSVKSDVFSFGVLVLEIVSGQGIHSFRNEENLEYLPSYAWRSWSEGTASNIVDSRMRSGSTIAIMRCIHIGLLCVQENAADRPTMAAVVVMLNNSSNTLPAPSRPAFFLHSNIESDMSPNQSLQASRNEVSVSNLDAR; encoded by the exons ATGGTTTCCCCAAGATTACTGTTCTTCTTCCTTGCCCTTCTAATATTCACTGGCAATACTGTCGCGCAGCCAGACGACTTCGTCCACCGCGAATGTTTAGACAAGGGCAGCTACGCCTCTAACAGTACCTACGAGGCAAATCTCAACTAtctcctctcctctctcacTTCTAACTCTGAAATTGACTATGGCTTCTACAATTCCTCTCATGGCCAAAACTCCGACAGTGTATATGCGATTGGACTTTGCAGAGGGGATGTTAACACAGATACCTGCCGGAGTTGCCTACATAATGCTACCTCTCTTCTCCCACAGCGTTGCCCCAATCAAAAGGAGGCAATTGGATGGTACGACGGCTGTATGTTACGCTACTCGAATCGCTCCATTTTTGGCATCATGGAAACAGCTCCTTCTTCAATTATTCTCAACCCAAATAACGTATCGACCACTTACGTGGATCAGTACAATGATGATCTTTGGACCTTGTTTAAAAGCCTAACAAGTCAAGCTGCAGCAGGCGGTTCTCTTCGTAAGTTTGCGGCAAACAAGACAACCGTAGCACAATCAAAACCACTGTATGCGTTTGTGCAGTGCACCCCTGATTTGTCAGAGCAACTATGCAGGGATTGCTTACTCGGAACTTTATTTCAAGACTTTCCACGGTGTTGTGATGGGAAGGAAGGTGTAAGAGTGTTCAAACCCAGCTGCAGTATCAGGTTTGAGGTCTTCAACTTCCTTTCCTCTACTCCCGATGCTTCGATGCCGTCATCTCCACTTGCACCGCCGGCATCTCCTCCTCCATCATCAAAcaataccaccaccaccaccacaacag GAAGGAAGAGGAACACATCTCGGAAGATCATCATTATAGTTGTGCCAACTGTTGTTCTTATGCTCGTTGTCATCTCCATTTGCATCTATATAAAATCAAGGAAGCCAAGGAAGAAAGTTGAAA TTGTGGATCAAATTAGAAGCATGGAATCCTTGCAGTTCGACTTCGGCACCATCAGAGTTGCAACGGATAACTTTTCTGAAGCAAATAAGCTTGGAGAAGGTGGTTTTGGTGCTGTTTACAAG GGTATACTCTCTAACGGACAAGTTATAGCTGTGAAAAGACTGTCAACAGAGTCGAGACAAGGAGATTTAGAATTTAAGAATGAGGTCTTGTTGGTGGCCAAACTACAACACCGTAATTTGGTTCGCCTCTTAGGCTTCTGCTTGGAAATGGAAAGTAATGAAAGGCTTTTAGTATATGAGTTTGTGCAAAATGCAAGCCTTGATCAATTTCTTTTCG ATCCAATCAGAGGTGCAGATCTTGATTGGGAAACACGTTACAAAATCATCGGAGGCATTGCTCGAGGGATGCTTTATCTTCATGAAGATTCTCGACTCCGTATTATTCATCGTGATCTTAAAGCTAGTAACATCCTTCTAGATGGAAAAATGGATCCAAAAATCTCAGATTTTGGCACTGCAAGAATGTTTTTATCTGATGATCAAACACGGGAGAATGCAAGCAGAGTTGTGGGGACCCC TGGGTATATGGCTCCAGAATATAGAATACATAAGCAATTTTCTGTGAAGTCTGATGTCTTTAGTTTTGGAGTACTAGTGCTAGAAATAGTGAGTGGACAAGGGATCCATTCCTTTCGAAATGAAGAGAATCTGGAGTATCTTCCAAGTTAT GCATGGAGAAGCTGGAGCGAGGGAACTGCTTCAAATATTGTAGATTCCAGAATGAGGTCTGGCTCAACAATTGCAATAATGAGATGTATCCACATAGGATTGCTATGTGTTCAAGAAAACGCAGCAGACAGACCAACGATGGCTGCGGTTGTTGTGATGCTCAATAATAGCTCCAACACTCTGCCAGCTCCCTCACGACCTGCATTTTTTTTGCATAGCAATATTGAATCAGACATGTCTCCTAATCAATCCTTACAAGCTTCAAGAAACGAGGTTTCAGTTTCTAATCTAGATGCTCGCTAG
- the LOC122276349 gene encoding putative receptor-like protein kinase At4g00960 isoform X1, with protein MVSPRLLFFFLALLIFTGNTVAQPDDFVHRECLDKGSYASNSTYEANLNYLLSSLTSNSEIDYGFYNSSHGQNSDSVYAIGLCRGDVNTDTCRSCLHNATSLLPQRCPNQKEAIGWYDGCMLRYSNRSIFGIMETAPSSIILNPNNVSTTYVDQYNDDLWTLFKSLTSQAAAGGSLRKFAANKTTVAQSKPLYAFVQCTPDLSEQLCRDCLLGTLFQDFPRCCDGKEGVRVFKPSCSIRFEVFNFLSSTPDASMPSSPLAPPASPPPSSNNTTTTTTTGRKRNTSRKIIIIVVPTVVLMLVVISICIYIKSRKPRKKVESNFVDQIRSMESLQFDFGTIRVATDNFSEANKLGEGGFGAVYKGILSNGQVIAVKRLSTESRQGDLEFKNEVLLVAKLQHRNLVRLLGFCLEMESNERLLVYEFVQNASLDQFLFDPIRGADLDWETRYKIIGGIARGMLYLHEDSRLRIIHRDLKASNILLDGKMDPKISDFGTARMFLSDDQTRENASRVVGTPGYMAPEYRIHKQFSVKSDVFSFGVLVLEIVSGQGIHSFRNEENLEYLPSYAWRSWSEGTASNIVDSRMRSGSTIAIMRCIHIGLLCVQENAADRPTMAAVVVMLNNSSNTLPAPSRPAFFLHSNIESDMSPNQSLQASRNEVSVSNLDAR; from the exons ATGGTTTCCCCAAGATTACTGTTCTTCTTCCTTGCCCTTCTAATATTCACTGGCAATACTGTCGCGCAGCCAGACGACTTCGTCCACCGCGAATGTTTAGACAAGGGCAGCTACGCCTCTAACAGTACCTACGAGGCAAATCTCAACTAtctcctctcctctctcacTTCTAACTCTGAAATTGACTATGGCTTCTACAATTCCTCTCATGGCCAAAACTCCGACAGTGTATATGCGATTGGACTTTGCAGAGGGGATGTTAACACAGATACCTGCCGGAGTTGCCTACATAATGCTACCTCTCTTCTCCCACAGCGTTGCCCCAATCAAAAGGAGGCAATTGGATGGTACGACGGCTGTATGTTACGCTACTCGAATCGCTCCATTTTTGGCATCATGGAAACAGCTCCTTCTTCAATTATTCTCAACCCAAATAACGTATCGACCACTTACGTGGATCAGTACAATGATGATCTTTGGACCTTGTTTAAAAGCCTAACAAGTCAAGCTGCAGCAGGCGGTTCTCTTCGTAAGTTTGCGGCAAACAAGACAACCGTAGCACAATCAAAACCACTGTATGCGTTTGTGCAGTGCACCCCTGATTTGTCAGAGCAACTATGCAGGGATTGCTTACTCGGAACTTTATTTCAAGACTTTCCACGGTGTTGTGATGGGAAGGAAGGTGTAAGAGTGTTCAAACCCAGCTGCAGTATCAGGTTTGAGGTCTTCAACTTCCTTTCCTCTACTCCCGATGCTTCGATGCCGTCATCTCCACTTGCACCGCCGGCATCTCCTCCTCCATCATCAAAcaataccaccaccaccaccacaacag GAAGGAAGAGGAACACATCTCGGAAGATCATCATTATAGTTGTGCCAACTGTTGTTCTTATGCTCGTTGTCATCTCCATTTGCATCTATATAAAATCAAGGAAGCCAAGGAAGAAAGTTGAAAGTAATT TTGTGGATCAAATTAGAAGCATGGAATCCTTGCAGTTCGACTTCGGCACCATCAGAGTTGCAACGGATAACTTTTCTGAAGCAAATAAGCTTGGAGAAGGTGGTTTTGGTGCTGTTTACAAG GGTATACTCTCTAACGGACAAGTTATAGCTGTGAAAAGACTGTCAACAGAGTCGAGACAAGGAGATTTAGAATTTAAGAATGAGGTCTTGTTGGTGGCCAAACTACAACACCGTAATTTGGTTCGCCTCTTAGGCTTCTGCTTGGAAATGGAAAGTAATGAAAGGCTTTTAGTATATGAGTTTGTGCAAAATGCAAGCCTTGATCAATTTCTTTTCG ATCCAATCAGAGGTGCAGATCTTGATTGGGAAACACGTTACAAAATCATCGGAGGCATTGCTCGAGGGATGCTTTATCTTCATGAAGATTCTCGACTCCGTATTATTCATCGTGATCTTAAAGCTAGTAACATCCTTCTAGATGGAAAAATGGATCCAAAAATCTCAGATTTTGGCACTGCAAGAATGTTTTTATCTGATGATCAAACACGGGAGAATGCAAGCAGAGTTGTGGGGACCCC TGGGTATATGGCTCCAGAATATAGAATACATAAGCAATTTTCTGTGAAGTCTGATGTCTTTAGTTTTGGAGTACTAGTGCTAGAAATAGTGAGTGGACAAGGGATCCATTCCTTTCGAAATGAAGAGAATCTGGAGTATCTTCCAAGTTAT GCATGGAGAAGCTGGAGCGAGGGAACTGCTTCAAATATTGTAGATTCCAGAATGAGGTCTGGCTCAACAATTGCAATAATGAGATGTATCCACATAGGATTGCTATGTGTTCAAGAAAACGCAGCAGACAGACCAACGATGGCTGCGGTTGTTGTGATGCTCAATAATAGCTCCAACACTCTGCCAGCTCCCTCACGACCTGCATTTTTTTTGCATAGCAATATTGAATCAGACATGTCTCCTAATCAATCCTTACAAGCTTCAAGAAACGAGGTTTCAGTTTCTAATCTAGATGCTCGCTAG